The proteins below are encoded in one region of Fibrobacter sp.:
- a CDS encoding cupin domain-containing protein has translation MNSSFNPFENFRWKDIDHLAYKEDGSLFKGVTRQVLFDGSDDIKCQLRYFEVAPGGHTTLECHDHVHVVMVIRGEGDVLLGDHLQHVKQFDVVEIGSRTWHQFQATGKQPLGFLCLVSSNRDRPHRPDPDEKQQLLDNPSISDFLRF, from the coding sequence GTGAACTCTTCTTTCAATCCCTTTGAGAATTTCCGATGGAAGGATATCGATCATCTTGCCTATAAAGAAGACGGGTCACTATTTAAAGGAGTTACCAGACAGGTACTCTTCGATGGCAGCGATGATATTAAGTGTCAATTAAGATATTTCGAAGTCGCTCCGGGGGGGCATACTACTCTTGAATGTCATGATCATGTTCATGTCGTGATGGTTATAAGGGGAGAGGGTGATGTGCTGCTGGGTGATCATCTGCAGCATGTAAAGCAGTTCGATGTAGTAGAGATCGGCTCCCGGACCTGGCATCAGTTCCAGGCTACTGGCAAGCAACCTCTTGGTTTTCTCTGCCTTGTTTCCTCCAACAGGGATCGTCCCCACCGTCCGGACCCTGATGAGAAACAGCAATTGTTAGATAACCCATCAATTTCCGATTTCCTGAGGTTTTAA
- a CDS encoding O-acetylhomoserine aminocarboxypropyltransferase/cysteine synthase → MDSENKTGFETRMIHAGHRCDPYTGSSTVPIYQTSSYVFNDADHAARLFGLKEEGYIYSRISNPTTSVFEERMAALEGAVGAVAVSSGMAAQMAVFMTLLQPGDEVVASSHLYGGSVVQLTHLLKKMNISVKFVDPINIRNWEEALTLRTKALFGETIGNPSGSILDIEAIAALGRSRGIPLIVDNTFATPFLCRPFEYGAAIVVYSATKFIGGHGNCIGGVVLDSGNFDFSRFPSIADPSPAFHDCKFLEDFGPMGFLIKLRQEIVRDVGFCISPMNSFLLIQGLETLSLRMERHVENAMKVAFFLENHPKVAWVNYAGLSSSPFNSLCRKYFPLGPGSVFSFGLKPSDGKDVRDAGRTFISRLKIFTHLANIGDVRSLVIHPASTTHQQLSDEELRDAGIGPELIRLSVGLETIDDLFSDLEHALDDI, encoded by the coding sequence ATGGACTCTGAAAACAAAACCGGATTTGAGACCAGGATGATTCACGCGGGGCATAGATGTGACCCATATACCGGGTCAAGTACTGTCCCTATCTATCAGACATCTTCTTATGTGTTCAATGATGCCGATCATGCGGCTCGTCTTTTCGGGCTCAAAGAGGAGGGATATATTTATTCCCGCATCAGCAATCCTACCACCTCTGTTTTCGAGGAAAGGATGGCTGCGCTGGAGGGAGCTGTTGGTGCGGTTGCTGTTTCCAGTGGTATGGCTGCTCAGATGGCGGTGTTTATGACTCTTCTGCAGCCCGGAGATGAAGTCGTTGCCTCATCACATCTCTACGGCGGATCGGTCGTACAGTTGACACACCTGCTGAAGAAGATGAACATAAGTGTTAAATTCGTTGATCCAATAAATATCAGGAACTGGGAAGAGGCTTTGACTCTCAGGACAAAGGCTCTTTTCGGAGAAACTATTGGAAATCCCTCTGGAAGCATACTTGACATAGAGGCTATTGCAGCACTGGGGAGAAGTCGCGGGATACCTTTGATTGTGGATAATACTTTCGCAACCCCGTTTCTATGCCGTCCATTTGAATATGGCGCTGCAATTGTAGTGTATTCTGCAACCAAATTTATCGGTGGACATGGAAACTGTATCGGTGGGGTAGTGCTCGACAGTGGTAATTTCGATTTTTCCAGATTCCCGTCAATTGCTGACCCCTCACCTGCATTTCACGACTGCAAATTCCTGGAAGATTTTGGGCCCATGGGTTTTCTGATAAAACTCAGGCAGGAAATTGTACGTGATGTGGGGTTTTGCATCTCTCCGATGAACTCATTCCTGCTTATCCAGGGTCTGGAGACCCTTTCTCTTCGGATGGAGAGGCACGTTGAGAATGCTATGAAAGTCGCCTTCTTCCTGGAAAATCATCCAAAGGTAGCCTGGGTGAATTATGCCGGTTTGAGCAGCAGTCCATTTAACAGCCTCTGCCGCAAATATTTTCCTCTGGGACCAGGATCTGTGTTCTCTTTCGGCCTTAAGCCATCTGATGGAAAAGATGTGCGGGATGCAGGTAGAACTTTTATCAGCCGTCTTAAGATATTTACCCATCTGGCAAATATCGGTGATGTAAGAAGTCTGGTCATCCATCCTGCTTCCACTACTCATCAGCAGTTAAGTGATGAGGAACTGAGGGATGCTGGAATCGGTCCTGAACTTATCCGGCTCTCAGTTGGGCTGGAAACTATCGATGATCTGTTTAGTGACCTTGAGCATGCACTGGATGACATTTGA
- the argS gene encoding arginine--tRNA ligase, whose product MKNIIVELLSSELSGKLTSEEIERLIEIPPSEQMGDFAFPCFPLARILRKSPPVIAEQLASGLKLPPEFESVKAISGYLNFYLDKQVLARRVLTDTCSPDFGRGKNGLGIVVEFASPNTNKPLHLGHLRNISIGESVARILSFSGNHVTRTSINNDRGVHICKSMLAYKELGEGKTPVEVGKKSDHFVGDYYVLFSKKAAEDESWNQRAQSMLQKWEAGDPETVELWKKMNEWALSGFRETYRLFGISFDKEYYESLIYKSGKEIVIEGLEREIFARRQDGAITVNLDDYKLGEKVLLRPDGTSVYIVQDLYLALIKDQEYHYDKSIYVVGNEQEYHFAVLAAIFRKLGYPVAEKIKHLSYGMVELPEGRMKSREGTVVDADDLIKETKNLAAEELKERYQLTEEEMEDRSLKIALSAIKYTLLKIDITKNMLFDPKKAISFEGDTGPYLLYSYARASSILRKAGLPEFSIPTTQENPETKLIKKLYSFSTAVKYADERLSPSVIANYAFDLSQIFNEFYHSCQVIGSENEAFRLNLVNAFRTVLGKCLWLLGIETIEEM is encoded by the coding sequence GTGAAAAATATCATAGTAGAATTGCTTTCTTCCGAATTATCGGGAAAATTGACATCAGAGGAAATTGAGAGATTAATAGAGATTCCCCCTTCTGAGCAGATGGGTGATTTTGCATTCCCCTGTTTTCCTCTGGCCCGTATCTTACGCAAAAGTCCTCCGGTTATTGCAGAGCAGCTTGCCTCAGGCCTCAAACTTCCTCCTGAGTTTGAATCTGTAAAGGCCATATCGGGATACCTCAACTTTTACCTCGATAAACAAGTTCTGGCCCGGAGGGTTCTCACAGATACCTGTTCTCCGGATTTCGGAAGAGGGAAAAACGGGCTCGGGATTGTTGTGGAGTTCGCCTCCCCCAACACAAACAAACCTCTTCACCTGGGACACCTAAGAAACATTTCTATCGGTGAAAGCGTAGCAAGGATACTCTCTTTCAGCGGCAACCATGTGACAAGGACATCAATCAATAACGACCGGGGAGTCCATATCTGTAAATCGATGCTTGCCTACAAGGAACTTGGTGAAGGGAAGACACCTGTGGAGGTTGGCAAGAAATCCGATCATTTTGTTGGTGATTATTACGTTCTCTTCAGTAAAAAAGCTGCAGAGGATGAATCATGGAACCAGAGGGCTCAATCGATGCTTCAGAAGTGGGAAGCCGGCGACCCTGAGACTGTGGAACTCTGGAAAAAGATGAACGAGTGGGCACTGAGCGGTTTCAGGGAAACATACAGGCTTTTCGGGATCTCCTTTGACAAAGAATACTATGAGAGTCTGATTTACAAATCAGGTAAAGAGATAGTGATCGAGGGGCTGGAGAGGGAAATCTTCGCCCGGAGACAGGACGGGGCCATAACGGTAAACCTCGATGATTATAAACTCGGTGAAAAAGTTCTGCTGAGACCTGACGGGACATCGGTGTACATCGTGCAGGACCTTTACCTGGCACTCATAAAAGACCAGGAATACCATTATGACAAGTCGATCTACGTCGTGGGCAATGAGCAGGAATACCACTTTGCTGTCCTTGCTGCCATTTTCCGTAAACTGGGATACCCTGTTGCTGAGAAGATAAAGCACCTCTCATACGGAATGGTAGAACTTCCTGAGGGAAGGATGAAATCACGTGAGGGAACTGTTGTTGACGCAGATGATCTGATTAAAGAAACAAAAAATCTGGCTGCAGAGGAACTGAAGGAGCGGTATCAGCTCACAGAGGAGGAGATGGAGGACAGGAGCCTGAAAATTGCTCTCTCAGCGATCAAATACACGCTGCTTAAAATCGATATCACCAAAAACATGCTTTTCGATCCGAAAAAGGCGATCAGTTTTGAGGGAGACACAGGTCCTTACCTTCTGTATAGCTATGCCCGTGCATCCTCGATTCTGCGTAAAGCCGGACTCCCTGAGTTTTCCATTCCTACTACACAGGAAAATCCGGAAACAAAGCTTATAAAGAAGCTTTACTCTTTTTCCACGGCTGTTAAATACGCAGATGAGCGGCTCTCTCCCTCTGTAATCGCCAACTACGCTTTTGACCTCTCGCAGATCTTCAATGAGTTCTACCACTCCTGCCAGGTAATAGGAAGTGAGAATGAAGCTTTCAGGCTTAACCTGGTGAATGCGTTCAGGACTGTGTTGGGGAAATGTCTGTGGCTGCTGGGGATAGAGACGATTGAGGAGATGTAA